A single Venturia canescens isolate UGA chromosome 1, ASM1945775v1, whole genome shotgun sequence DNA region contains:
- the LOC122408171 gene encoding uncharacterized protein, producing MKENPRLKKATEAKNSAFKLAMLIAEHNLPFKFLEHLTKLLPALCPDSEIAKKVSCSRTKGRRLIVDVLGPERLEEAAFKLRTAKFSLIIDETTDISTNKCLVMVARYFDDDTNEIRDRCVGLLEVPCCTAAALHSAIIEFLTLHQIPLTNMIGFAADSASVMMGALNEIQAKLKEALPHLVVVGCLCHSFHLCASAACLQLPRTVEDLARDIYSYFSHSPKRLAQFAGCQEIANLEPHRLLRPSQTRWLSLQAVVNRILEQWPALIKFFEIAAIEDSLQAANTIMYTLKNPMFKLYFSFLSYVLGLINRLNLEFQSRDSLLYCLLDRVMEVYRTLLKNYLKTEYVMKTSTQSIDPGNVREYKPIEELYLGARVEAMLTGIQGYADEIRDFKLRTLSFYVELCRQIKRRIKFNDPVLSALSILNPKVATSGNIASVIPLALLFPNLVKEENMEELNSEWRLLPEVAELSSTSVNLSLVQFINKIGVIKNQAETLMFPRLHCFMKSLACLPHSSEAKARNKLKVSTSNTLILTKELLHKKACYEWQPNSKLFEQEKKTKEIDIESDSDDS from the coding sequence atgaaagaaaatccCCGActgaaaaaagcaactgaagcAAAAAATTCGGCCTTCAAACTGGCAATGCTCATTGCAGAGCATAATTTACCTTTTAAGTTCTTGGAACATCTAACCAAGCTTTTGCCTGCCCTTTGCCCAGATTCTGAAATTGCCAAAAAAGTATCTTGTAGTCGAACAAAAGGGAGAAGACTCATCGTGGACGTTCTGGGTCCAGAGAGACTCGAAGAAGCGGCTTTCAAATTACGCACGGCGAAGTTTTCACTCATCATTGATGAGACGACCGATATAAGCACGAACAAATGCCTCGTCATGGTTGCCCGATACTTTGATGATGACACCAACGAAATAAGAGATCGTTGTGTGGGGCTTTTAGAAGTACCATGTTGTACCGCTGCGGCATTACACTCTGCCATAATAGAATTTTTAACTCTACATCAAATTCCTCTCACGAACATGATTGGATTTGCAGCAGATAGTGCTTCCGTCATGATGGGAGCTTTAAATGAAATTCAAGCGAAATTAAAAGAGGCCCTTCCACATTTGGTCGTGGTGGGTTGTCTCTGTCACTCGTTTCATCTGTGCGCTTCCGCGGCTTGTTTGCAGTTGCCGCGAACAGTTGAGGATTTGGCCCGTGATATATATTCGTACTTTTCACACAGTCCGAAACGTTTGGCACAGTTCGCCGGATGCCAAGAAATTGCTAACCTAGAACCCCATCGATTATTACGACCGAGTCAAACTCGATGGTTGTCTCTCCAAGCCGTGGTCAATCGCATTCTCGAACAGTGGCCAGCtctaatcaaatttttcgaaattgccGCGATCGAAGACAGTCTGCAAGCTGCAAATACGATAATGTACACGCTGAAAAATCCAATGTTCAAGCTATATTTTAGCTTTTTATCGTACGTACTCGGTTTGATAAATCGATTGAATCTCGAGTTTCAAAGTCGAGACTCACTGCTGTACTGTTTATTGGATCGAGTAATGGAGGTATACCGGACCTtgctgaaaaattatttaaaaactgaATACGTCATGAAGACGTCTACGCAGTCAATTGATCCCGGCAATGTGCGTGAGTATAAACCCATTGAAGAACTTTATCTCGGAGCTCGAGTTGAGGCAATGTTGACTGGTATACAAGGGTACGCTGACGAAATTCGAGATTTCAAGCTACGAACACTTTCATTTTACGTCGAGCTATGTCGACAAATAAAGCGTCGCATCAAATTTAATGATCCGGTCCTCTCAGCTTTATCGATATTGAATCCGAAAGTTGCTACATCTGGGAATATTGCATCGGTTATTCCATTGGCGCTACTCTTTCCAAATCTCGTCAAAGAAGAGAATATGGAGGAATTGAACTCTGAATGGAGATTACTTCCGGAGGTAGCAGAGTTGTCGAGTACGAGTGTAAACTTAAGCCTGGTTCAATTCATCAATAAGATCGGTGTGATAAAAAACCAAGCAGAAACATTAATGTTTCCGCGATTGCACTGCTTTATGAAATCTCTCGCATGTCTGCCTCACAGCAGTGAGGCCAAAGCTCGCAATAAACTTAAAGTCAGTACGAGCAATACCTTGATTTTAACTAAAGAACTGCTCCATAAAAAAGCCTGCTATGAATGGCAACCAAATAGCAAGTTATTTGAACAAGAAAAGAAGACAAAAGAGATCGATATCGAGTCAGACAGTGATGATTCTTGA